The DNA segment CAGGCTGGGCAGCAGGCTGGGCATGGTGCTGGGCGTGGAAGCGTCCAGCATGACGGGCGCGGGCAGCGGCCCCGTTCCCACCGGGGTGATCATGGGCGAGGTCAGTTCGGTGAGGTCGAAGAACTCATCCACCGCCGCTCTCACATCCACCAGGTCGCCGACGCTGACCGAAGGCGCGCCCGAGGTGAAAACGAAGATGCCGTCGGAAGTGGCGGAATCGCCGTCGCTGCGGGCCGCAGGCGTCTGTATGAAGAAGCCGTTGGAAGCCAGCGCCGTCACGACGTTGTTGCGGGTCGTGACGGCAAAGCCGTCGAAGGGCGAAGCCGCGCCCGATCCCTGGATCTCGAAGATCTCGCGCTGGCCGGCGTCGGGCAGGCATCCGAAAGCGTCCTGGTTGGCTTCGCCGGGCGTCAGGCAGGTGGCTTGAAAGTCGACGTTGTTGACGTTGGTGTCGTTGCCGTCGGGAAGGCGCGAGAGGCCGTTGTCATCCAGGCCTCCGCTGTCTTCCAGTCCGGCGCCGGAACCCTCCACGAAGCCGGGCACGTCTCCCTCGTAGCTGACGGCGTCGACCAAGGCGCCGCTCTGGAAGAGCGCGATGGCGTCGGGCGAGCCGTTCTGGATGAAGTTGGTGTCAGGCGAAGAATCGAGATCGCAGTTGGGCACGGTGGCCGCATTGGCGCAGATCACGAAATAGCCTCCGGCAGGCAACGACACGGCCGGCAGAGCGATGGTGTTGTAGGGAGAACCGCCGTTGCCGTTGATCAACTGCACGGTGAAGGTCGAGAGGTCGGCGGCCGCATCGCCCGCATTGAAGAGTTCGATGAACTCGGCGGCGTCGGTGCCGGGCTGATCGTAATCGATCTCGTTGATGACCAGTTCCGGACGGGCCAGGTTGCCGCAGTCCGAAGACTGTTCCACGTTGCCCTCTCCGGGCGTGGCGCAGCGGAAGCTGAAGTCGACGTTGTTGACATCGGTGTCGACGCCGTCGGGAAAACGGGAGAGGCCGGCCGAATCGACGTTGGGGTCGTCTTCCAGCCCGGCGCCTGATCCTTCCACGAATCCGGGCACGTCGCCCTCGTAGCTGACAGCATCTATAAGGTCTGATCCGCTGAAAAGCGCCACCGCATCGGGGGCGCCGTTCTGGATGAAGTTGGTGTCAGGCGAAGAATCGAGGTCGCAGTTGTCGACGGTAGCGGCGTTGGCGCAGACCACGAAGTAGCCGTTGGGAGCCAGGTCGACCGCCGGCAAGGCGATGGTGTTGTAGGGGCTTGCGCCGTTGCCGTTGATCAGTTGCAGGGTCAGACCACCCAGGTTGACGGCGGTGGAACCGTTGTTCTTGAGCTCGACGAACTCGGCGGCGTCGGTGCCGGCCTGATCGTAGTCGATCTCGTTGATGACCAGTTCGAGCTGAGAGGTCGGCGGGTTGCAACCGCTGCTCTGGGAAGTGTTCTGAGCGCCGGGCGTGATGCAGCGCTGGCTGAAGTCGACGTTGTTGACGTCCGTATCAGCGCCGTCGGGGAAGCGCGAAATGCCCGCGAAATCCACATTCGGATCGTCGACCAAACCGGCTCCCGAGCCTTCCACGAATCCCGCCGTGTCGCCCTCGTAGCTGACCACGTCGACCAGGACTCCATTGTCGAAAAGGGCCACGGCATCGGGGGCGCCGTTCTGGATGAAATTGGTGTCGGGCGAAGAATCGAGGTCGCAGTTGTCGACCGTGGCGGCGTTGGCGCAGACGACGAAAAATCCGCCCGCCGGCAGGCTTATCGAGGGCAAGGCGATGGTGTTGTAGACCGTCGCGCCGTTGCCGTTGATCAACTGAACTTGAAAAGTGGACAGGTCGACACTGGAGGGGCCCGCGTTAAAGAGTTCGAGGAACTCGGCGGCATCGGTGCCGTCCTGGTCATAGTCGATTTCGTTGATGACGACCTGCCCCAGCGCCGGAGCGCCCAGCAGCATCGTCACCAGGAGAAAAAGAAGAGTGGGGATGAGCGAGCGCACCCCCGGCCGGTTGCTTTGGATTGCCTTCAAGATGGATTCCTCCCTATTCAAGCTTCGAAACGCAAAAAAATGAGTCGCGGGCCTGGCAACCCGCCAACAAGTCCTGCTGTTTTTGTCTCTACGATTTAGAACTCGTTTGATGATTCAGCAACAGATCTGAGACTGGACACTGGATTATTGTAACGGATAGATCGGGTCTTCACGAGTG comes from the Acidobacteriota bacterium genome and includes:
- a CDS encoding lamin tail domain-containing protein; translated protein: MKAIQSNRPGVRSLIPTLLFLLVTMLLGAPALGQVVINEIDYDQDGTDAAEFLELFNAGPSSVDLSTFQVQLINGNGATVYNTIALPSISLPAGGFFVVCANAATVDNCDLDSSPDTNFIQNGAPDAVALFDNGVLVDVVSYEGDTAGFVEGSGAGLVDDPNVDFAGISRFPDGADTDVNNVDFSQRCITPGAQNTSQSSGCNPPTSQLELVINEIDYDQAGTDAAEFVELKNNGSTAVNLGGLTLQLINGNGASPYNTIALPAVDLAPNGYFVVCANAATVDNCDLDSSPDTNFIQNGAPDAVALFSGSDLIDAVSYEGDVPGFVEGSGAGLEDDPNVDSAGLSRFPDGVDTDVNNVDFSFRCATPGEGNVEQSSDCGNLARPELVINEIDYDQPGTDAAEFIELFNAGDAAADLSTFTVQLINGNGGSPYNTIALPAVSLPAGGYFVICANAATVPNCDLDSSPDTNFIQNGSPDAIALFQSGALVDAVSYEGDVPGFVEGSGAGLEDSGGLDDNGLSRLPDGNDTNVNNVDFQATCLTPGEANQDAFGCLPDAGQREIFEIQGSGAASPFDGFAVTTRNNVVTALASNGFFIQTPAARSDGDSATSDGIFVFTSGAPSVSVGDLVDVRAAVDEFFDLTELTSPMITPVGTGPLPAPVMLDASTPSTMPSLLPSLERLEGMLVSLDGITTGPTDRFGDAPVTVQGQPRPFREPGIEFPGLMGLPEWDGNPEVFEINPDGAGLPDQNFNSRTEFSATGALTFSFGDYQVFPTQLTVGTSNLPLPSPVSDREENQFSVGSLNTFRLFGGQFDTQDRIDKFSIYIREVMKAPDVVAVQEVDTLQTLQDLADQIALDDPALVYTAYLEEGNDVGGIDVGYLVRDTVQVNSVTQEGLNTINPFDGSLLNDRPPLVLDAVYTAGPEPFPFTAIVVHQRSLNGIDDPADGDRVRNKRFNQAVFLAELIDDLQTDDPDIRLVVLGDFNAFEFTDGYVHVLSISTGVLDPLHPDEAVLPAVDLIDPDMTNQILNLPAEERYSFIFGGSGQVLDHALTSSALDPFVSRLEIPRANSDAADVFLQDPTVALRSSDHDGLVLFIDSVPKVEVCSLLGDGLPHFDRDNFYFQDGTGQYFKVTLEAADPLASGAATLILRDRVRQAVLHRVDLGQLPNSIEETLPATGQYEILVVEQQGVFNPAFTGEYCLKVQGVFEVTPGRWTENN